The DNA segment TTCAGACGAGAAGCACACCTCAGCACAACCGCTAGCAGCCGACCATCGAGACTCAAGGCAGCAAATCAATATGCCAGTTTACCGGCATAATCAAAACGGAGCTTTCCCGCGTCGGACATCATCAGCCAGGCAGTCTTCTCTCACTTTGCCCGCGAACTCCGGACGCCGCCCCTCTGGCGTCTTACATCATCACGCCCTCCCACTGTATCTGATCATGATGCCTTAGACAACATGGCTGTTTCTAATCAGTCCCTCACGGACACAACAATGAAAACCATGTTGCAGGCTCTTCGTAAAACTTTCCTACTAGATATCCACACAATTGTCTCTCCTCTTAAAACTGCTGTGGATGGTCTGGGTGACAGAGTGGACCATGTTGAAAACAAATTTGAGGAATTTTCTGCCCCTCATAACACACTGATAGATTCACATACTGAGTTAAAGGACGACGTGGCGACATTAAAAGCgaaaattgctgatttggaagataGGAGCCGCCGTAATAATATCAAGTTACGTGGCGTTCCTGAAACCGTAACGCCAGCTGAAATTCCTGCATATGTGCGGTCCCTAATTGAAGCAGTAGTACCTAACTGCTCTCCTCAAGAACTGGAAGTGGATCGCGCTCACAGAATACCCCGTCCGAAACATATGGACGACTTAATTCCAAGAGATATTCTAGCACGCATACACTTCTTTACAGATAAAGAGAGACTAATGGAACATTCTCGTAGAAATGGCGGCCTTCCTGCTCCATATCACAAAATCTCTTTATATGCAGATTTATCTGCAACTACCCTTCAAGCACGTAGAGCTTTGCAACCTATAACCCAAGCTCTTCGCTCAGCTAAAATCGTCTATAGATGCTTATTCGTCGTGGAGACACTCTGCACGTTGTCCGCTCACCAGAGGAGGGAACCGCTTTGCTCAAGTCATGGAACTTAGCACCATTTCCTCAAGCAAGATCGTCGTCAACCCGATCTCAAGTTCGCATGACACAAGAATGGTCCACTGCAGGATCAAGAAAAGCGGTATGATTTGCACCTATTTTTGTCCAGGCCTTACTGGTTGGTCATACCTACTTGGCTTCAGTGCGGACTATAACCCCTCACTACACAATTGGTTCATGTTTTAAGAGCCATATGTTTTTTGCTCCTAACTGTTATTTGATTTTGTTCTTAAATGCCATGTTAATGTATATGCTAATACCATTTCTTGCTCATTCCACTCAAAGTGCCTTACCATTATCTATAGAAGGTGTGTGTGCTCGCTGGGAAACACACACTTTCGCCTTTCCCCTACTCTtacaaatctatatatatatatttttttttaacatcaccATTTTCTATGAAAAATGGTCATACGGATAGCTAGTATCAATGTAAACGGTTTGAACACACCTCATAAGAGATCACATTTTTGGAGAGAGGCTCAATCCTTGAGATGTGACGTGATATGTGCACAGGAGACACACCTCCTTTTGGGCGATGCGGGTCGTATGAAACACCCTGCCtataatcatatatatcattCACACTACAGTTCAAAAACTAGAGGTGTACTAATAGCCATTAGAAATACGGTATCCTTTGTATGTAAAGAGGTTATTGCAGACCCTAATGGGAGGTATATCATATTATACTGCAccattaataatatttctatGACATTGATCTCTCTTTATGCCCCTAATGTTGGACAATCACAGTTTCTTAAAAGGCTACTTAAAGTTGCTAGCAAGGTACAATGGGgctcatatattttatgtgacgATTTTAATACCGTAATGGACAATAATCTAGATTCTACCTCACTCTCTAGAACCCAACCCACTTTCTTATCATCATGGATGTGGGAAAGAGACCTTTATGACATCTGGAGGATCAATCACGGTACAGAGAGGGGTTATACTCATTTATCAGCAGCACATAACACCTATTCACGTTTAGATATGTTCCTGGTGGATAGGATATTTTTACGATCCATATTAGCTTCAACTATCGAAACTATAACATGGTCCGACCATGCGGCAATCACACTCACGCTTGACGATGAGATATCCTCACATGGAGTTTATCAGTGGCGCATTAGCCCTTTCTTACTGTCTCACCAGGAATATTCAAAGCATTTACATACTGATATCGAGGATTTTTTCAACATTAATGCACCCTCTGTAGAAAGCCCCATATCTGTATGGAATTGTCATAAAGCGGTGATTCGTGgtttatgtattaaatatggCTCCATACtcaaaaaacaaagagaaaaacaattaaCGGATCTCCTGACTAAATTGCGAAATACGGAACAAGCTAATATAGCCTCACCATCTGATGTACTAGCCTCACAACTAACCTCTATTAGACGTGATCTCCGTTGCCACATGCTGACAACATATGAAAAAGCCCACCGAAAGACGCAAGCCCACTATTATGCCCAAAACAATAAGACGAGTAAATTATTAGCACATCGCTTAAAAAAGCGACAATTAAATTCCCGCATACCTTTTCTCATTCACCCGACCTCTAACAATAAGCTCTTCTCCCCATTTGACATCTCTAATGGTTTTAAGACCTATTATTCTCATTTATATAACTTAAGAGACTCGATTATATCCCCCCCAGATCACATAAAGGCTATTCAGACATATCTGGACCGCTTACATCTACCACGATTGAATTCTttccaattaaataaattaaacgaGGAGATCACCACAGAAGAAATTCAAAAAACCATACGTTCTCCTCCATCCGGCAAGGCCCCTGGCCCTGACGGTTTTACTAGCATATATTATAAAACCTATAACACTAGTCTGTCCCCCTATTTACGAAACTTCTGTCGGGTGGCCATGTCCAGTGGTTCATTACCCAAAGAAAACTTACAAGCCCTGATCACCACCCTCCCAAAACCAGGCAAATCTACTGACCACCCTCAAAATTTTAGACCGATCTCTCTACTGAATCAGGAcctaaaaatatatgcaaaggTCCTAGCTAATAGAATTGCCTTAATTCTCCCACATCTAGTGAACCAAGATCAGTCGGGTTTTGTCTCGGGCCGTCAGACCTCTGACAACACCAGAAGACTTTTAAATATCTTCCATTATATTGAGGTGGACAGCGCCCCTGCTTTGATCCTCGCCttagatgccgagaaggcttttGATAGGTTGCACTGGTCGTATGCTTTCTCGGTATTAGAACATATGGGTTTTGCTGGTAGTATATTGCTGGCGGTGTCATCTTTATATTCCAACCCCTCAGCGAAAGTTTTATCTAATGGTGCCTTATCTGAGGAATTCAATATTACAAATGGGTCACGACAGGGGTGCCCTCTTTCCCCTTTAATTTATATCTTATCCATGGAGCCACTGGCTCAGGCCCTTCGACTAGATGACAGAATTTCTGGGTTGAGTATTAATGGTAGAGATCATCTCATCTCTCTATATGCGGATGATGTCATCCTTTCCCTCACCCTGCCAGAAACATCTTTACCTGCAGTTATGGAAAACATCAACACATACGGTCAGCTGTCatattatcatttaaataaCTCTAAAACACAGGCTCTCCCTCTGAACCTTCCCCCTCAGCAATTAACATCCTTGAAGTCCCAATACCGGTTTGACTGGCAGGTAGCTAGTCTAAAATACTTGGGAGTAGCATTGTCATACCCCTTCTCTTCCCTATTCACTAACAACTACATCCCCCTCCTTGCAACTATTGAGTCAGACTCTGCGGAATATGCTAAGCATGAAGTCTCGTGGTTGGGCAGAATAGCTACtttaaaaatgttcatattaccaaaaattctttatttatttaggacATTGCCCATACACCTCCCTGAatcctttttcattaaaataaatagaatccTGTCACATTTTGTATGGGCTGGGAAGAGACCAAGATTATCGGCTACCATTATCACTAAATCAAAACTCGCCGGAGGGATTGGGATGCCTAATATTAAAGGTTATTACATATCTACTTTGATAACTCTCCTAAAACAGTGGTGGTGCGATACTTCTAATTCACATTGGGTCCACATTGAAAATTCCTCGGTATATCCCTACAAAATTAGTGATCTTTTACTACTTCCAGCCTGGAACCTTCATAGGCCTCCTCTCACAAACCCATTAGTAAAAACCTCATATAATGTTTGGCTGCAATATCATACTGCCTTATCTTCCTCTACGGTGCCCAACCTTGGGGAACTACCGTTGTCAATAATTCAAGCCTCCAGTCCAGGGCTTGAATTAACTAGCTGGTCTTTATGGGGTATATCTCATGTCAAGCATATATATGATGCTAATGGATTAATGACATTTGAAACCATTCGACGCACATATAATTTATCCAATAAGGATTTTTACAAATATCTacgtattaaacattttttacaatctTTGACCCCCTCCTCTTTGCATGTAGATAACGTCACTCTCAAATACCTCTCATCTGATATGAAGGGATTAAAACCTATATATACTCTTTACACTAAAtctgataaatgtaataaaacttaTCCCATAAAACAATGGGAAAATGATATAGGAATAAATGTAGCCCTTCAAGATTGGCAGTTAGCTTTTAAATGTTCACATAAAGCTCTTCAATGCTCCTCACATGCAGAATCCGCCTTTAAGACAGTATCCCGTTGGTACTATACTCCGGATAGGATAGCTAAAGCTTTCCCTAACTCTTCAaataaatgttggagaaagtgtgGCCAGAAGGGAACCTTATACCATATCTTATGGAATTGCCCTCTTATACAATCCTATTGGGTAGAATGTAAAAGCCTTCTTTCTACGATATTAAACTGCCCTGTAAATTGGTCGCCTCaattgattttactttttctagGGATACAAGCTGTTTCCCCACAATATCGGGAATTATTCtgtatcatttgcattattgcAAAAAACACTCTTGCAAGCAAATGGAAAACTGTGGAGATTCCCTCTATTGATATAGTCATTTCCAAACTAAATACTACATATTCCTACGAAAAAATTCTAGCTAGAGGTTCAGGCAACACAAAACAATTCTCTATCAGATGGAAACCATGGTATTCTTCATCCTATTGTATAGATATTTGAGGATATTTGCGTTCTGTGAAACATCACTTGCTGTTGTGTTTTGTTGAGTTGCCTCTGACGTGTCTGAGACTCATCTCTCCTGTTACTCTGTGACTGCAGCTTTGGAGTGACGAGGTGGACAAGGTAAGCGAGCCGAGAAAACACACAGGATTCATGTTTTGCCCGGTTCCCGTTTTACCGCTTCTATCAGATAGTATAAAGGGTAACGGCTAACCAAGCAGGGGGAGGTCTGGTCCTACCGAGTGCCCATCTCTGAAGTGCCTTAATAGAGGTTTAATTAAAGGTTTAGTGCCCAGACTTAATTCCACTATCCATATATTGCTGAGAGGGAAGCAGATTGTCCGTCGCCAGTGTGGGGGGATTCTGTACTTGGTTAGATGGACGTacccttaaatatatattgagtGTTTAGCTTTACGTTAAAGAAACCACCTTGTTTTTGGAGTCTATCCTCCTCGGTCTGTCGTTGTTACCCGCACTACCCCTGCTTCTGGCATGatcctctccctcctccctcATTAAAAGTCTTAGCGAAGAGGGGATTTGGACATCGCATTGTAAACTGAGACGGAGATTATCCTCAAGCAGAAGCCATATGTCCCTTTACAGCTCATTCAACTCCCTAGGAGCCGTAGAGGAACACAACCCTACTTAAAACCCACTGAtcgttaaaatatatatctatatatatgtatatattatttattctgtgcattttttttaaatatttttgtaatgttcattatttaaagaacaGGCCATTTTGTTGCTATAGAATGATATTTAGATTCGGTTGTATCAGAGACATTGATTTCGCGTGTGGACGTTCCATCGTTCAGTCTACAGCTTGTTTTTAGACATGCGCAGCGATCGGTAGATTAACTCTTCGTGCGCATTTCACTCGTAGCGCCGAGGCTTTCAGAGGAAGCGATTCATATTTTACCCACTTAAGTTTTATAACAGTTCTTGCTACCGTAAGAAAGAAAGTATTGCTCCGACACCCAGTTTGGTTTTATCTTTTATCGGCCAGTCTCGCCCCCAAGGATCTCCCCCCTCTATTTAGATAAGGTGTGTGGGGGTGGGTAATTGAATCGTTCTTCAATAATATTCCCTGTTTGGCTAAATGGGTGAAATATAGTCATTTTTGGATCAGCTTAACGATTGACGTGGTGAACGAGAGTACTCTCACCTTCCGAACTCATCAGGACCCTTCGGACTTCAAAAAGCCTGCGGCATGCGTTGTGGCGTTAGGGTCTAATTACCTAAGTGAAGAAGGTGATGGGGCTTCGCACAGCGGCGTAGAGCTGTTAGCTTAGCAGGGACGATGCGTTAGGATCTCTATCGTTTAGCtgctggaaaaaatattttattttccatggtGTCCTCTCTGTGACCCCCCCCCGGAATGCGCTGCCACGGCTTCTTAAATGCATTGCAGTTAATGCAATGATCTGAGCCGGTACATCCACGACCTCCCCGTGGCACCGCGTGTCTCAGGAAGTCTGAGAAGGTTGGTAAAGAAAATACGCTTTTCCCCCAAAGATCTGTAATCAGCCGTTTTTCTAGTAAGCTCTACCTAGTGTAATAACCTGGTCATAATTACTTAACCTCCTGCCTTAAGAGAAGGTGTGATGGTTCTTTTTAAGGCACCTTACTGGTCACAGTCTGCTGACCGCCCATGGTCGAGCAAGTCAGTCCTTCATTCAGACCGGTCTGTGTGTCGGGTACCGGCATCgctataaccccccccccgtagtGACCGGAGAGACCTAAAGTCTATTCACTACTACTACCGGCCATCGTCAAGTGGTGGAAACGGAACCAGTGAAGGGTTACTTTGTAGCTCTTTTTAGAACTTGGGTAATTGGGTGTTTGTATTGGAGAGTATATTATCTCATGGAAGCCAATGCAATATTAACGAGGTCTTTGCTTTTGCTTCACAGGCCGAACATGAACTGCGCGTAGCACAAACAGAGTTTGATCGCCAGGCGGAGGTGACCAGGCTGCTTTTGGAAGGGATCAGCAGTACCCATgtgagttattttttatttgatcagGGGTATGAgatgtgacccccccccaaagttCAATTCATGCACAAGCGATAGGCCTTCTCTGATGTTTAATTATACAAATAGATAACATTTCTCCACGACCCACTATATAGAACAACCCGAAGACCACATGggcttgaagaccgcagttggATCAATTAGTGGAATCGTACTTTATATACTACTGTTTTATAGGGTCTCTCCCtcctaaatatattaataatttaaaaaaagggggtTGCAGAATtggtaaaatatacattatgataTAAAGGTTCAGCTCTACATACACCAAATGTTATTAGCACTCTCTGGAACACAAAGCAAACTTTGGCAGATctctcattttaatatttattctgaaTTTTTAACGTAACAATGCAGAAAgtcttttcagtttctatggcaactgtGTCTTGTTAAAAGCTTTCCCGGCAGAAAAATTATGAGAGAGGCATCATTTTACATGATCAGAATGATTTCTGTAAGGTTTTAGGAATTCACTGTGCACTCAGATTTGTGCAGATTTTAACGGAAATTGGCCAATCTCGTTAATTCATATGAATGTCCAAAACAGACACCCCCCCCACAActaaaaaactgcatttttttttttgtttttcacgctctctctctcaatgtctccctaccttctcctccAGACTCTTCCGTGTGGCTCCTTTTCCGCAGCCCCGCTTTTTGTCTTGGCTTTTCTTGTTCTTCGCTTCTTCTGTGTTCTATCTTGGTCCGCTTCTCCCCGCTATCCGCTTCtaacctggcctcctggagtGCTTCCACAAAAGGGGCGGGGCCTCTGTGCACACCTTCTCCCCCAATTGGGGGAAAGGTTGGGGGTGTGCCCTGGCTCCTCCtctttgcggaagtactccaagagaccAGCAAAAAATGCAGACAGATCCCAGAAACGCACGTTTTGGATCTGCCGCCCGAAGCCAATGCAGAATTGGTCGCTGAGGGTTCCTGCCCTACCATAATTACTAGACGGAGCCTGAATTGCTTTAAGTTGACCTAGAACACGATGTTTTTGACGCAGACGCGGTGTTTACTGAACACGGTCCGCTTCCCTGCTTCAGATTAGTGTCCTGGAAAGCCGAACGCACTGACTgtttcccctcccccaccaggTGAATCATCTCCGCTGCCTGCATGAGTTTGCCGAGGCCCAGGCCACGTACTACGCTCAGTGTTACCAGTACATGGTCGACCTGCAGAAACAGCTGGGCAGGTAGGTGGGTTGTACATCAGCTCCTCCCACTCACAGCTAACTTTGGTATGATGCATCACCTTGTACCCAAATTCTCCTGTTCCATGTGTGATCCATAATGTTAATGTTTCTTCTATCCTTTTCCTATGCTGGCAGTTCCAGAAGTGAGGGGTAAGTATAGGTTAATGTAGTTAAGCGGATTTGGACGTTTCGCAGTATTTTCCTCCGATACTCAGCGATTTTCTGGTTACTACCCGCAGGTTCCCCGCCACGCTTGTTGTGAATGCAGATTCTACCCCTCCGCCTCTCAGTACCTCTCCACCACCCGCTACGCTTCCCGTGCTCCAGGCCGTCAGTCCCAATCCAGGGGACGGGACGCTGAACGCTATCGATGTGAAGCCCCCTTCAAGCGGCACCAGGAAAGCTCGAGTTCTCTACGATTACGAAGCTGCAGACAGCACCGAGCTGACACTCGCGGCGGACGAGGTGAGCATCAAGCTTCTCATCCTTAAATGTCTTATCGCCTAAATGTGATGTTCCTAAATCCCGCTCCTTTGATTTTGCAGCTAATCACCGTGTACAGTCTCCCCGGTATGGATCCAGACTGGCTGGTGGGTGAGAGGGGAAACAAGAAGGGTAAAGTACCAGTTACTTACCTGGAGCTCCTTAGCTAGACCCGACTCCACCAGGACAGCAAACTTCTCAAACAAGCCAATGTCTCCGGAGGGCTGATTGTTTGCTAGATGCTGCTGCTTCGTTTGGTTTTCTTCCCGTCTTACAGACTGAAGCTGCACACGTCACCCCTTATTTCTCGCAagttgcccttttttttttttattgaatgttaCCCTTACGTTGCAGGATGGGTCTTTGGCGTTTTTGCCGGCCTCTCCTGCACCTAAGGCGTTGCGTTTCTCCTGTTACGTTTCTCCTGTTACGTTTCTCCTGTTACGTTTTCATTCCACGTCCCACTCCTGAGAACCCCCGTGTCGCTGTCTTTCCCGTGACCAAATCTGCTTGCACTAACGTTTAAAATGCAAAGACTTCTAATATTTTCTGTATGATATAACGATAAACCAGGCCAGCATAGATAAGCCCTTTGCTGTCCGTTACAGATTGGAGCCTCCCTCCCATCTATTAGTTTTTTGTATAACtgttgccttttttattttaatctcccATTTATAAgcgttttaaccctttacatcaGCTTCTGCAcgggacttttttttaatggctttttagctctctctctcaatgtctccctaccttctcctccAGACTCTTCCGTGTGGCTCCTTTTCCGCAGCCCCGCTTTTTGTCTTGGCTTTTCTTGTTCTTCGCTTCTTCTGTGTTCTATCTTGGTCCGCTTCTCCCCGCTATCCGCTTCtaacctggcctcctggagtGCTTCCACAAAAGGGGCGGGGCCTCTGCGCACACCTTCTCCCCCAATTGGGGGAAAGGTTGGGGGTGTGCCCTGGCTCCTCCtctttgcggaagtactccaagagaccAGCAAAAAATGCAGACAGATCCCAGAAACGCACGTTTTGGATCTGCCGCCCGAAGCCAATGCAGAATTGGTCGCTGAGGGTTCCTGCCCTACTATAATTACCAGACGGAGCCTGAATTGCTTTAAGTTGACCTAGAACACGATGTTTTTGACGCAGACGCGGTGTTTACTGAACACGGTCCGCTTCCCTGCTTCAGATTAGTGTCCTGGAAAGCCGAACGCACTGACTgtttcccctcccccaccaggTGAATCATCTCCGCTGCCTGCATGAGTTTGCCGAGGCCCAGGCCACGTACTACGCTCAGTGTTACCAGTACATGGTCGACCTGCAGAAACAGCTGGGCAGGTAGGTGGGTTGTACATCAGCTCCTCCCACTCACAGCTAACTTTGGTATGATGCATCACCTTGTACCCAAATTCTCCTGTTCCATGTGTGATCCATAATGTTAATGTTTCTTCTATCCTTTTCCTATGCTGGCAGTTCCAGAAGTGAGGGGTAAGTATAGGTTAATGTAGTTAAGCGGATTTGGACGTTTCGCAGTATTTTCCTCCGATACTCAGCGATTTTCTGGTTACTACCCGCAGGTTCCCCGCCACGCTTGTTGTGAATGCAGATTCTACCCCTCCGCCTCTCAGTACCTCTCCACCACCCGCTACGCTTCCCGTGCTCCAGGCCGTCAGTCCCAATCCAGGGGACGGGACGCTGAACGCTATCGATGTGAAGCCCCCTTCAAGCGGCACCAGGAAAGCTCGAGTTCTCTACGATTACGAAGCTGCAGACAGCACCGAGCTGACACTCGCGGCGGACGAGGTGAGCATCAAGCTTCTCATCCTTAAATGTCTTATCGCCTAAATGTGATGTTCCTAAATCCCGCTCCTTTGATTTTGCAGCTAATCACCGTGTACAGTCTCCCCGGTATGGATCCAGACTGGCTGGTGGGTGAGAGGGGAAACAAGAAGGGTAAAGTACCAGTTACTTACCTGGAGCTCCTTAGCTAGACCCGACTCCACCAGGACAGCAAACTTCTCAAACAAGCCAATGTCTCCGGAGGGCTGATTGTTTGCTAGATGCTGCTGCTTCGTTTGGTTTTCTTCCTGTCTTACAGACTGAAGCTGCACACGTCACCCCTTATTTCTCGCAagttgccctttttttttttattgaatgttaCCCTTACGTTGCAGGATGGGTCTTTGGCGTTTTTGCCGGCCTCTCCTGCACCTAAGGCGTTGCGTTTCTCCTGTTACGTTTCTCCTGTTACGTTTCTCCTGTTACGTTTTCATTCCACGTCCCACTCCTGAGAACCCCGTGTCGCTGTCTTTCCCGTGACCAAATCTGCTTGCACTAACGTTTAAAATGCAAAGACTTCTAATATTTTCTGTATGATATAACGATAAACCAGGCCAGCATAGATAAGCCCTTTGCTGTCCGTTACAGATTGGAGCCTCCCTCCCATCTATTAGTTTTTTGTATAACtgttgccttttttattttaatctcccATTTATAAgcgttttaaccctttacatcaGCTTCTGCAcgggacttttttttaatggctttgTAGCATGCAGGCTGAGGTCCCCGTACCATCATTATGCAGGGGATACAGTAGCTTTTATCCTGCAtctaatatatttacatttattattaaaaaaataagtaatttatCAAATCGCAATCCAAAGGACTAACGATTACGCTCGCTTTACAAACCCTGTATCACAGGATCCCTTTAACACGTTATATCGC comes from the Spea bombifrons isolate aSpeBom1 chromosome 8, aSpeBom1.2.pri, whole genome shotgun sequence genome and includes:
- the LOC128503696 gene encoding endophilin-B2-like isoform X1, which codes for MVDLQKQLGSSRSEGFPATLVVNADSTPPPLSTSPPPATLPVLQAVSPNPGDGTLNAIDVKPPSSGTRKARVLYDYEAADSTELTLAADELITVYSLPGMDPDWLVGERGNKKGKVPVTYLELLS
- the LOC128503094 gene encoding endophilin-B2-like — protein: MSSGSLPKENLQALITTLPKPVNQDQSGFVSGRQTSDNTRRLLNIFHYIEVDSAPALILALDAEKAFDRLHWSYAFSLWSDEVDKAEHELRVAQTEFDRQAEVTRLLLEGISSTHVNHLRCLHEFAEAQATYYAQCYQYMVDLQKQLGRFPATLVVNADSTPPPLSTSPPPATLPVLQAVSPNPGDGTLNAIDVKPPSSGTRKARVLYDYEAADSTELTLAADELITVYSLPGMDPDWLVGERGNKKGKVPVTYLELLS
- the LOC128503696 gene encoding endophilin-B2-like isoform X2, with amino-acid sequence MVDLQKQLGRFPATLVVNADSTPPPLSTSPPPATLPVLQAVSPNPGDGTLNAIDVKPPSSGTRKARVLYDYEAADSTELTLAADELITVYSLPGMDPDWLVGERGNKKGKVPVTYLELLS